One Vigna unguiculata cultivar IT97K-499-35 chromosome 7, ASM411807v1, whole genome shotgun sequence genomic region harbors:
- the LOC114191132 gene encoding uncharacterized protein LOC114191132 produces the protein MASGGLIPGSLPIFDGKGYDDWCVKMEAILGFQEIDEIVKVGFKEPPKNADEGAKTTYKEMKKLDCKARVLAHQCIGAPIFQKISKVVTTKEVWEILQNGYGNSGKMKKVKLQSLRRQYELLSITEKETVAEYFDRLQVITNTMRVCDENIEDCRIVEKVLRTLTPQFDHVVVAIEESRDLDVMTIEEL, from the coding sequence ATGGCTAGTGGAGGTTTGATCCCAGGAAGCTTACCCATATTTGATGGAAAGGGCTATGATGATTGGTGTGTAAAGATGGAGGCTATTCTTGGATTTCAAGAAATTGATGAGATCGTGAAAGTGGGTTTCAAAGAACCACCCAAGAATGCTGATGAAGGAGCAAAGACAACATATAAGGAGATGAAGAAGTTGGACTGCAAGGCTCGTGTATTGGCGCATCAATGTATTGGAGCCCCTATCTTTCAGAAAATTTCAAAAGTTGTTACAACAAAAGAGGTTTGGGAGATATTGCAAAATGGGTATGGAAATTCTGGGAAAATGAAGAAGGTGAAACTGCAATCCTTGAGAAGGCAATATGAACTTCTCTCTATAACAGAAAAGGAGACTGTGGCAGAGTATTTTGACAGATTACAGGTGATCACCAATACCATGAGAGTGTGTGATGAGAACATAGAAGACTGTAGAATTGTAGAGAAAGTTTTGAGGACTTTAACCCCACAGTTTGACCACGTTGTGGTGGCCATAGAAGAGTCCAGGGATCTTGATGTTATGACAATAGAAGAACTGTAG